From a region of the Halostella litorea genome:
- a CDS encoding AbrB/MazE/SpoVT family DNA-binding domain-containing protein gives MSSDRIDAESKVSGNQANIPARIRRELNIDDGDQLRWQLEDDGSIRVQVIQQQTGTFADFDGYAGEEPTDVTSEHDAWGVDVE, from the coding sequence ATGAGCAGCGACAGAATCGACGCCGAAAGCAAGGTGTCTGGAAACCAGGCAAACATCCCCGCCCGGATTCGGCGTGAACTCAATATCGATGATGGCGATCAGCTCCGCTGGCAGCTCGAGGATGACGGGAGCATCCGAGTCCAAGTGATCCAACAGCAAACGGGCACGTTCGCCGACTTCGACGGCTACGCTGGTGAGGAGCCGACCGATGTCACGAGCGAGCACGACGCCTGGGGCGTCGACGTCGAGTAA
- a CDS encoding PIN domain-containing protein: MPRALIDTTVLFAAAYRRDGSRDAALPVLHGIDDGTLPEAVVLDYVLAETLNGLTTHAGHDAAVDLLDRIEENARFHIDSLTTDALATGKALFRQHEPLSFVDACIVAYMQTEGLGYLYAFDDDFDAVEDVYRLETATNPYDPN; the protein is encoded by the coding sequence ATGCCGCGGGCACTCATCGATACGACAGTCCTCTTTGCCGCCGCATACCGGCGAGATGGATCCCGCGATGCCGCGCTCCCGGTGCTCCACGGCATCGACGACGGAACGCTCCCGGAAGCAGTCGTCCTCGACTACGTGCTCGCGGAAACGCTCAACGGCCTCACGACCCACGCCGGCCACGACGCAGCCGTCGATCTCCTCGATCGCATCGAAGAAAACGCCCGCTTCCACATCGACTCCCTCACCACCGATGCCCTCGCGACCGGGAAGGCACTCTTTCGTCAACACGAACCCCTCTCCTTCGTCGATGCCTGCATTGTGGCGTATATGCAAACCGAGGGGCTTGGCTACCTGTATGCGTTTGACGACGATTTTGACGCTGTCGAGGATGTCTATCGGCTCGAGACAGCAACGAATCCCTACGATCCGAACTGA
- a CDS encoding helix-turn-helix transcriptional regulator, whose product MLRRIELEVLATVDRGDTISELATKLDHSESYLSRAVGDLVEKGLVYRERDGRRKRVVPSNARAVECYQDLVRQHSHIDFPELLTGKALEVLHYLDQPRTVSEIADRSDNYRNTVNRVLKRFRDRGLVGTADSRYEFNADFDRLHEFARELAHHLHRQRLEADAPKGTILWEDYDEFLAQTETEIDAEGFHETGLARFAAFDLQFLLTGHRYYVYSEDLDAVSPAELCCHTLLIDDGSRHRSYCLLLLSHVDVDEEDLREQGATYGLEAEIDALLRYLETHGEVDDDRLPEWDEFQELAADYEVRLS is encoded by the coding sequence GTGCTCCGGCGCATCGAACTTGAGGTCCTCGCCACGGTCGACCGCGGCGACACGATCTCCGAGCTCGCGACGAAGCTCGACCACAGCGAGAGCTACCTCTCTCGTGCCGTCGGGGACCTCGTCGAGAAGGGGCTCGTCTACAGGGAGCGCGACGGCCGCCGAAAACGAGTCGTCCCATCGAATGCTCGTGCCGTCGAATGCTACCAAGACCTCGTTCGCCAGCACTCCCACATCGACTTCCCCGAGCTACTGACCGGCAAGGCACTCGAGGTGCTGCACTACCTCGACCAGCCGCGAACGGTCTCCGAGATTGCCGACCGGAGCGACAACTACCGCAACACGGTCAACCGGGTCCTCAAGCGGTTTCGCGACCGGGGTCTCGTCGGGACGGCCGACAGCCGCTACGAGTTCAACGCCGACTTCGACCGCCTCCACGAGTTCGCCCGTGAACTCGCACATCATCTCCATCGCCAGCGCCTCGAAGCCGACGCCCCGAAGGGCACGATTCTCTGGGAGGACTACGACGAATTCCTCGCCCAGACCGAGACGGAGATCGACGCGGAGGGGTTTCACGAAACCGGCCTCGCTCGATTCGCGGCCTTCGACCTCCAGTTCCTGCTCACCGGCCACCGCTACTACGTCTACTCCGAGGATCTCGATGCCGTCTCGCCGGCGGAGCTGTGCTGTCACACACTGTTGATCGACGACGGCAGCCGCCACCGCTCGTACTGTCTCCTCCTACTCAGCCACGTCGACGTCGACGAGGAGGATCTCCGAGAGCAGGGGGCGACGTATGGCCTCGAAGCCGAAATCGACGCCTTGCTGCGATACCTCGAGACGCACGGCGAGGTCGACGACGACCGGCTCCCGGAGTGGGACGAGTTCCAGGAGCTGGCGGCTGACTACGAGGTACGACTATCCTGA
- a CDS encoding ParA family protein, translating into MTESPRGWGVTPSTGIPTIAFGNQKGGTGKTTATINSAAALATRDHDVLAIDMDPQADMTKGLGLGPGDDNDPSSPKNELPNTLVTDDENLLDVLVDNPRTHDTSLSEIVIEADEYDHLNFDLIPSHKDMGLARDWMDDANARLSLKLALEEMVDDGYDYDFILIDCPPDLSVLTDAAFIAAQNVFLAAQTQATSRDALDDLWDQLESIEDNQQIEIAIVGLLANMYRDDGQSQKFLNSFDESFASMAPIFKLPMRVAVQRAWDNGRDIFEWEDPNDQQVEQDLFLEVAETMERAFDKTQVEA; encoded by the coding sequence ATGACCGAGTCACCTCGTGGATGGGGCGTCACACCATCGACTGGCATCCCCACGATCGCCTTCGGTAACCAGAAAGGCGGGACTGGAAAGACAACGGCAACGATCAACAGTGCCGCGGCGCTGGCCACTCGCGACCACGATGTTCTTGCAATCGATATGGACCCACAAGCCGACATGACGAAAGGGCTTGGTCTGGGTCCGGGCGACGACAACGATCCATCAAGCCCGAAGAACGAACTCCCCAACACACTAGTCACCGATGACGAGAACCTGCTAGACGTACTCGTCGACAATCCGCGCACGCACGATACTAGTCTTTCAGAGATCGTGATCGAAGCCGACGAGTACGACCATCTGAACTTCGACTTAATCCCCAGTCACAAGGACATGGGCCTTGCTCGAGATTGGATGGACGATGCGAATGCCCGTCTCTCGCTGAAGCTCGCCCTCGAAGAGATGGTTGACGACGGATATGATTACGATTTTATCTTAATCGATTGCCCTCCCGACCTCTCAGTCCTGACGGACGCGGCGTTCATCGCGGCTCAGAACGTCTTCCTGGCTGCACAGACTCAAGCAACATCACGGGATGCACTCGACGATCTGTGGGACCAGCTGGAGTCCATCGAGGACAACCAGCAGATTGAGATCGCAATCGTCGGACTCCTGGCGAACATGTACCGGGACGACGGTCAGTCGCAAAAGTTCCTCAACTCCTTCGACGAGTCCTTCGCGTCAATGGCACCGATTTTCAAGCTCCCGATGCGAGTGGCAGTTCAGCGCGCGTGGGACAACGGACGAGACATTTTCGAATGGGAAGACCCGAACGACCAACAAGTAGAGCAGGACCTCTTCCTAGAAGTTGCGGAGACGATGGAACGAGCGTTTGACAAAACGCAGGTGGAGGCGTAA
- a CDS encoding DUF2254 family protein — MRETLRWPVPAIFAVVAGTSILAAELTNYNLSGNGQQVLSTLASIQAAVFAIVFSVVILGIQLSTSRYSTRLADLFRTDRAYKKTVGIFAASLAADIIGLLAFTHVSPFTLRLLTSVALGLAAASFAVLYFFVDRTLEQTTPEGIIKRVQQDLTPNQIISDAEAADTDSSETDPFLVPVSIVRSAIDDRDVPAATQGLDVIDNQVEELLKQISTDQVEEDTPLGISLEELSTNRLPSAGEKTVNEDLGEAGSETVDTISSIGSNAVEQSHEPVATHTSQGLGKLVSNVDFETTGENVRKDAVDESGKMLQEAAEAELWDTAGTGTRILGWRAAQSVVSRGPTERFGRPYISLSLKYIPNILEKVVEGDPDNIDEEKIVVGLTVRNGEHAAPPGEWALWSCYAAMAEITSSFIRYEIQHDEEIVDWMSVGSGWTKCISTLNESKFDQVLRYWLGTLLYLDYIESELDNQYRGCHRRGLMIC, encoded by the coding sequence ATGAGAGAAACGTTACGGTGGCCGGTCCCAGCTATCTTCGCTGTCGTCGCTGGGACCTCAATACTCGCAGCAGAACTCACCAACTACAATCTCTCAGGGAACGGCCAGCAAGTCCTCTCAACACTGGCATCAATCCAGGCAGCAGTCTTCGCCATCGTCTTCTCCGTTGTAATCCTCGGGATCCAACTCTCCACATCTAGGTACTCCACCAGGTTAGCCGACCTGTTCAGAACTGACAGAGCATACAAGAAAACAGTCGGAATCTTCGCAGCCTCACTCGCAGCCGACATCATCGGCCTACTCGCATTCACCCACGTATCCCCGTTCACCCTTAGACTCTTGACCTCAGTCGCTCTCGGCCTCGCAGCTGCCTCATTCGCTGTACTGTACTTCTTCGTCGACCGCACCCTCGAACAAACCACGCCTGAAGGAATCATCAAACGAGTCCAGCAAGACCTCACACCAAACCAGATAATCTCCGATGCAGAAGCCGCCGACACCGACTCGTCCGAAACAGATCCTTTCCTCGTCCCAGTATCCATCGTGCGCTCAGCGATCGATGACAGAGACGTACCAGCCGCAACACAAGGCCTCGACGTAATCGACAACCAAGTCGAAGAACTTCTGAAACAGATATCTACAGATCAAGTAGAAGAAGATACGCCTTTAGGTATTTCACTCGAAGAACTCTCTACCAATCGGTTACCGAGCGCAGGAGAAAAAACGGTCAACGAAGATCTCGGTGAAGCAGGTTCTGAAACAGTCGATACGATATCCTCTATCGGAAGCAACGCAGTCGAACAAAGTCATGAACCAGTCGCAACACACACTTCACAAGGCCTCGGCAAACTCGTCAGCAACGTAGATTTTGAAACAACAGGGGAGAACGTCCGGAAAGATGCGGTAGACGAATCCGGTAAAATGCTTCAGGAAGCAGCTGAAGCCGAACTATGGGACACCGCTGGAACAGGGACCCGAATCCTTGGTTGGCGGGCCGCACAATCCGTAGTAAGCCGAGGGCCAACGGAACGATTCGGCCGACCTTACATCTCTCTGTCTCTCAAATATATCCCTAATATCCTCGAAAAAGTGGTTGAGGGAGATCCCGACAATATCGATGAGGAAAAGATCGTCGTCGGACTAACCGTACGCAACGGAGAACACGCGGCTCCACCAGGAGAATGGGCTTTATGGAGTTGCTATGCTGCTATGGCCGAGATCACATCTTCATTCATCCGATACGAGATACAACACGACGAAGAGATCGTGGACTGGATGAGCGTGGGCAGTGGCTGGACCAAGTGCATCTCCACGTTGAATGAGTCGAAGTTCGACCAGGTTCTGAGATATTGGTTGGGGACACTGCTCTACCTGGATTACATAGAGTCTGAACTGGATAACCAATATCGAGGGTGTCATAGAAGAGGTCTCATGATTTGCTGA
- a CDS encoding ribbon-helix-helix protein, CopG family — MAKEKFGVAVDEEIVREVDELVAECDDLGVSRSEIVEAILTAFVQSETNHVERVREIIIRKRKGTL; from the coding sequence ATGGCGAAAGAGAAGTTTGGAGTCGCTGTTGACGAGGAGATCGTGCGAGAAGTGGATGAACTGGTCGCTGAGTGTGACGATCTCGGAGTCAGCCGCTCCGAGATCGTCGAAGCCATCCTCACAGCATTCGTTCAATCCGAGACGAACCACGTTGAACGGGTGCGAGAAATCATTATTCGGAAACGAAAGGGCACACTCTAA
- a CDS encoding PD-(D/E)XK nuclease family protein → MSITRAKSIDSLYEECKDFDLVLVPDAPMASALNRRLDQPHFGPFAITPRRLAARRREQAEDRLAFLEIIETTDLNWKETSYAVGNILQCWEYQGTADAILDYEQFATTATHTAVDCIAEMDTTSNRLTEYSIEADTSVAVVGFKQLTELERSILPPDYETVDPFTEGLFDHPSFRILDSPAAIVDAVLDTVTPENADDVAVVLDAASQYSSLIESALEAAEIPYYGGPGFNDDARHRAFLQLLRSAHAGRDTRVGDVRPLLTQLGMPVDIEHDEKRLYDLDHPEVDWLLEFRDEIRARTFEEAIDEYEAVTDASIDAFREELATLGLLDDAVTEPAVDRLEFYLQSYEVPVDRENEGVLLADAKSAAHVDRAVVFYLGLDEGWTHSSPRRPWVDRDQEFERNIRQFQLLLQNGVDQYYLVQDTAGGTPVTPCLYFEELFDEEFDRFSDLDSLQHSRASRTTQDGFEKEPLDVSPEDVTALSQSSLNTYVNSPRDYFFSRLVDNPDKEHFREGNLFHDFAEFYVSHPDAITTDTLDEVAAVILDEVDPFLRGVDREVRLTKYRVGLQTIVEFLDANLPHGDGLVTPDGGWGENFFAEYYDRPIDASHTERWFENTDLGLKGKIDLVHSPSRLLDYKSGSKKSAYSIVKHSALDPPSDKPNFQALLYLAHQRTEHPDEELRFTFFHFLETLDDVVTGNGSLEDCLTTVTHYPVTFEEYIASPDVFTELQEDAANDCNKTFSKSTYEIYRAVVDRYEFPDTSDSDELIESEFGDAITERLIADVGDYKYVKNGCKQALRHLLRIRNQNYFTGDVDAFEQFVQDRLSELNDRRAGDERFPVQGLGGDPNYRYVDNRDCILEGESR, encoded by the coding sequence GTGTCAATTACACGAGCGAAGTCTATCGATTCTCTCTACGAGGAATGCAAGGATTTCGACCTTGTGCTCGTGCCGGATGCGCCGATGGCGAGTGCCCTGAACCGGCGTCTTGATCAACCCCACTTCGGGCCGTTCGCGATTACACCACGGCGCCTGGCTGCTCGACGCCGAGAACAAGCCGAGGATCGACTCGCATTTCTCGAAATCATTGAGACGACTGATCTCAACTGGAAGGAGACGTCCTATGCGGTCGGGAACATCCTCCAGTGCTGGGAGTATCAGGGGACGGCTGACGCTATTCTGGACTACGAGCAGTTCGCGACGACGGCAACGCACACTGCTGTCGACTGTATCGCAGAGATGGACACGACGTCTAACCGTCTCACTGAGTACAGTATCGAAGCCGACACGTCGGTCGCTGTTGTCGGCTTCAAGCAGCTTACCGAACTCGAACGCTCGATCCTTCCCCCAGACTACGAGACGGTCGACCCGTTCACCGAGGGGTTATTCGATCATCCATCCTTCCGCATTCTCGATTCACCGGCCGCAATCGTCGACGCGGTCCTCGATACGGTCACACCGGAGAACGCCGATGACGTGGCTGTCGTCCTCGATGCAGCCAGTCAGTATTCCTCGCTCATTGAGTCGGCGCTGGAAGCGGCAGAGATTCCATACTACGGCGGTCCGGGGTTCAACGACGATGCCCGTCACCGCGCATTCTTACAGCTCCTTCGAAGTGCTCACGCTGGCCGAGATACACGAGTAGGCGACGTTCGACCACTCCTCACCCAGCTCGGGATGCCCGTCGACATCGAGCACGACGAGAAGCGTCTCTACGACCTCGACCACCCGGAAGTAGACTGGCTCCTTGAGTTCCGTGATGAGATTCGTGCCCGCACATTCGAGGAGGCCATCGACGAATACGAAGCAGTCACGGACGCCTCTATCGACGCCTTCAGAGAGGAACTCGCGACGCTCGGCCTCCTCGATGACGCCGTCACCGAACCGGCAGTTGACCGTCTCGAGTTCTATCTACAGTCGTATGAAGTGCCTGTGGATCGGGAGAACGAAGGTGTCCTATTGGCAGATGCAAAATCGGCTGCTCACGTCGACCGCGCCGTCGTGTTCTACCTCGGCCTTGACGAAGGTTGGACACATTCGTCGCCTCGTCGCCCGTGGGTCGACCGAGATCAGGAGTTCGAGCGGAACATCCGGCAGTTCCAACTCCTCCTGCAGAACGGCGTCGACCAGTACTACCTCGTGCAGGACACCGCCGGTGGAACGCCCGTCACCCCGTGTCTATACTTCGAGGAACTGTTCGATGAGGAGTTCGACCGATTCAGTGATTTGGACTCACTGCAGCATTCACGGGCGTCTCGAACGACACAGGACGGATTCGAAAAAGAACCACTCGATGTCTCCCCCGAGGACGTCACCGCACTCAGCCAGTCGAGCCTGAACACCTACGTCAACTCCCCCCGCGATTATTTCTTCAGTCGACTCGTCGACAACCCGGACAAGGAGCACTTCAGAGAAGGGAACCTGTTCCACGACTTCGCAGAGTTCTACGTCTCACATCCGGACGCCATCACGACGGACACACTCGATGAGGTCGCCGCAGTCATTCTCGACGAGGTCGACCCGTTCCTCCGAGGCGTCGATCGGGAGGTCAGACTCACCAAGTACCGCGTCGGCCTCCAGACCATCGTCGAGTTCCTCGATGCAAACCTGCCTCACGGTGACGGCCTGGTGACGCCTGACGGTGGTTGGGGAGAGAACTTCTTCGCCGAGTATTACGACCGCCCCATCGATGCGTCGCACACTGAACGCTGGTTCGAGAACACTGATCTCGGGCTAAAGGGTAAGATCGACCTCGTTCACAGCCCGAGCCGACTCCTCGACTACAAGAGTGGCTCAAAGAAGTCAGCATACTCGATTGTAAAGCATTCGGCGCTTGATCCACCGAGCGACAAACCGAACTTCCAGGCGTTGCTGTACCTCGCTCACCAGCGGACTGAGCACCCGGATGAGGAACTGCGATTCACGTTCTTCCACTTCCTCGAAACGCTTGATGATGTGGTGACTGGGAATGGTTCTCTCGAAGACTGCCTCACTACGGTGACCCACTATCCAGTCACCTTCGAGGAATACATCGCGAGCCCAGATGTCTTCACGGAACTGCAGGAAGACGCCGCGAACGACTGTAATAAGACCTTCTCGAAGTCGACGTACGAAATCTACCGGGCTGTGGTGGATAGGTATGAGTTCCCGGACACCAGCGACAGCGACGAACTCATCGAATCGGAATTCGGCGACGCGATCACAGAACGACTGATCGCTGATGTCGGGGACTACAAGTACGTGAAAAACGGCTGCAAGCAGGCCCTGAGACACTTGCTCCGTATTCGCAACCAGAACTATTTCACCGGCGATGTGGATGCATTCGAGCAGTTCGTCCAAGATCGCCTATCGGAGTTGAACGACCGTCGTGCCGGTGATGAGCGCTTTCCGGTTCAGGGACTCGGTGGCGATCCAAACTATCGGTACGTGGACAACCGCGATTGCATCCTGGAAGGTGAGTCGCGATGA
- a CDS encoding Cdc6/Cdc18 family protein, with protein sequence MGREGRRAGSNNPEGEEDRQSSAADPETPESTDEEVASPGTSQTTFENGSDPADSSQEATNGDGGGISIRDRLQTESSGGVFANKDLVRSDTIIDEDRIVGRDDQLGRVVDNLKPVLQNEGIPDMLLSGPSGTGKSLIIHAVCKQIVELCESQGKTFGVISINCEGPKTADRAVYRLVKAAADDLGVDPGVPQTGVSTDQKLERLYELMREYYDGVIFILDEIDMLEGPYQEAEYNSLIYQLSRARKLADFDGPISLTTITNYADFMKDLNSRAQSSYNPDDIFFDDYDATQLRSILKHRRDAFKPKSLADDVVPLVAAFGSQTHGDARKAIDLLRWAGELAERRGADTVTETDVREAQEKYTENRKLRHISGISTQKKLSIYAVAATAHYAREHPEWIPAGPAFKTYQFIADTMDADQYSRETFVNHVTEQSTYGVLDFERRGKGRGRGVHMYFSLSEDPETIMETIREDSRFEDLAHEEATIRAVVRERLKQFRSKN encoded by the coding sequence ATGGGACGAGAGGGACGTAGAGCAGGATCGAATAATCCGGAAGGTGAGGAGGATCGTCAATCTTCTGCTGCTGATCCTGAAACTCCTGAATCGACGGATGAGGAGGTGGCGTCTCCTGGCACGTCACAAACGACCTTCGAAAACGGATCAGATCCCGCTGATTCGTCTCAAGAAGCAACTAACGGCGACGGTGGCGGCATCTCAATTCGTGATCGGCTCCAAACCGAGTCGTCCGGTGGGGTCTTCGCGAACAAAGACCTCGTCCGGTCAGATACCATCATCGACGAGGACCGTATCGTCGGTCGTGATGACCAGCTAGGCCGTGTCGTCGACAACCTAAAACCGGTCCTCCAGAATGAAGGTATCCCGGATATGCTTCTGAGTGGTCCTTCTGGAACTGGGAAGTCGCTCATCATTCATGCGGTCTGCAAACAGATCGTCGAACTGTGTGAATCCCAAGGCAAGACCTTCGGGGTCATTTCAATCAACTGCGAGGGGCCGAAGACAGCAGATCGGGCTGTCTATCGGTTAGTCAAAGCTGCTGCCGACGACCTCGGCGTTGATCCTGGTGTTCCCCAAACCGGCGTCTCAACGGATCAGAAGCTCGAGAGACTGTATGAACTCATGCGAGAGTACTACGACGGTGTCATTTTCATCCTCGATGAGATCGATATGCTCGAGGGGCCGTATCAGGAAGCAGAGTACAATTCTCTCATCTACCAGCTTTCACGGGCTCGCAAACTCGCCGATTTTGATGGTCCCATCTCGCTCACGACGATTACGAATTACGCCGACTTCATGAAGGACCTCAACAGCCGCGCACAGAGTTCTTACAATCCTGACGATATCTTCTTCGACGATTACGATGCGACGCAGCTCCGTAGTATTCTCAAACATCGGCGAGACGCCTTCAAGCCAAAATCACTTGCAGATGACGTCGTTCCGCTTGTTGCTGCGTTCGGCTCCCAAACGCACGGGGATGCACGGAAAGCGATTGATCTCCTCAGGTGGGCGGGCGAATTAGCCGAGCGGCGTGGAGCTGACACAGTTACCGAGACTGATGTCCGTGAAGCTCAGGAGAAATACACTGAAAACCGCAAGCTCCGGCATATCAGCGGCATTTCGACTCAAAAGAAACTCTCCATCTACGCTGTGGCGGCCACTGCCCACTACGCAAGAGAACATCCTGAGTGGATCCCTGCTGGACCTGCGTTCAAGACGTATCAATTCATTGCCGATACGATGGATGCGGACCAGTACAGCCGCGAGACGTTCGTAAATCACGTCACAGAGCAGAGTACGTACGGTGTACTGGACTTCGAGCGTCGGGGCAAGGGGCGAGGCAGAGGAGTGCATATGTATTTCTCCCTCTCCGAAGATCCGGAAACAATCATGGAGACGATCCGTGAGGATTCCCGGTTCGAAGATCTAGCTCACGAAGAGGCGACTATCAGAGCGGTTGTCCGCGAACGGCTGAAGCAGTTCCGGAGTAAGAACTGA
- a CDS encoding tyrosine-type recombinase/integrase produces the protein MSRSDAEQEGKTDAERVPSFDGVRWTSCSLEDFTGLYWDEIAPCLEAEGIDPRGEKPTHQWFRDHDARSFLAALRRHHDRSFGEFWNEDLELGDDEEGYTWATTDDATIDALEQFLNRRKSRYSLATSSVDALRTRLNLYVRAYREGNGTDDLLTPIQRDQENPDYEAVDACYAAFDWLNEGTKREYSAQTLQRVRRVVDAWYQHLVGRRIASMNPASGLYDEFKWEVEDSPTPSLSANQIRKLMQASETTREQLLVVALAGWGLRASEVAALHVSQFHRDVPEDDIPFITFESRKNGPGEVSLLYGMHVLDSRIDELAEDDTWTGYLFPSSQGETPYVTRDTIRNWFQNLAIEADLPERIKGERPSPQLCRRFWYDTYTAVLEGVLEGVDEIAAEQGSSDPQVVMQNYLSDSRARRVRREFMRDQLNAAFGERT, from the coding sequence ATGAGTCGGTCGGATGCCGAGCAGGAGGGCAAGACCGACGCTGAGCGGGTGCCATCATTCGATGGTGTCCGATGGACCTCGTGCTCGCTCGAGGACTTCACGGGCCTGTACTGGGACGAGATTGCCCCCTGCCTCGAAGCAGAGGGTATCGATCCGAGAGGCGAGAAGCCGACCCACCAGTGGTTTCGGGATCACGATGCGCGGTCATTCCTCGCGGCTCTCCGTCGCCATCACGACCGCTCATTCGGGGAGTTCTGGAACGAGGACCTCGAGCTCGGTGATGATGAAGAGGGCTACACATGGGCAACAACGGATGATGCAACAATCGACGCCCTTGAACAGTTCCTCAACCGGCGGAAATCACGATACAGCCTTGCGACGTCGTCCGTCGACGCGCTGCGAACGCGACTGAATCTCTACGTCCGTGCTTATCGAGAGGGAAATGGGACAGATGACCTCCTTACACCAATTCAACGAGATCAAGAGAATCCAGACTACGAAGCCGTTGACGCGTGCTATGCAGCATTCGACTGGTTGAACGAGGGAACTAAACGCGAATACAGCGCCCAGACTCTCCAGCGTGTGCGGCGCGTCGTCGACGCCTGGTATCAGCATCTGGTCGGTCGACGGATCGCCTCGATGAACCCTGCGAGCGGCCTCTACGACGAATTCAAGTGGGAAGTCGAAGATTCCCCCACGCCTTCGCTTTCAGCGAATCAGATTCGGAAGTTGATGCAGGCGTCGGAGACAACACGAGAACAGCTGCTCGTGGTGGCGTTAGCTGGCTGGGGACTTCGAGCGAGTGAGGTCGCCGCACTCCATGTATCGCAGTTCCACCGTGACGTTCCCGAAGACGACATCCCCTTCATCACGTTCGAGAGCCGCAAGAACGGGCCCGGTGAGGTGTCTCTCCTGTACGGAATGCACGTGCTCGACTCCCGAATCGACGAGCTAGCGGAAGACGATACGTGGACTGGATACCTATTCCCCTCCTCTCAGGGAGAAACGCCGTACGTGACCCGAGATACAATCCGGAATTGGTTCCAAAATCTTGCAATAGAAGCAGATCTCCCCGAGCGGATCAAGGGTGAACGACCAAGTCCACAGCTCTGTCGTCGATTCTGGTACGATACCTATACAGCAGTCCTCGAAGGCGTTCTCGAAGGTGTCGACGAAATCGCTGCAGAGCAAGGTAGTAGCGATCCTCAGGTAGTGATGCAAAACTACCTATCTGACTCGCGTGCTCGCCGAGTCCGACGAGAGTTCATGCGAGACCAACTTAACGCAGCCTTCGGAGAGAGAACGTAA
- a CDS encoding helix-turn-helix domain-containing protein: MEYVDETAAKIMVAARPGDSIRRIAQKIDGSYSWVYDWIERLEDAGFIRREDGVYIEKYAVRDRYYDLVAAISRAVPPSIDDGYVIPHFAGMPFAYTKIDGVYVWTHGGYQIARGHDDYPIFIKVADQDVERWTAFFDEFGIPSRIEERPDATDYDATVSYVLFPTSGEITREWVDGNPVIPLDETIEHMLEYRVNYEPALEMIADEYDRDIDASHEDPRLNV; encoded by the coding sequence ATGGAGTACGTCGACGAGACCGCGGCGAAGATCATGGTCGCGGCCCGGCCGGGTGACTCGATCCGGCGAATCGCCCAGAAGATCGACGGCTCCTACTCGTGGGTCTACGACTGGATCGAGCGGTTGGAGGACGCCGGCTTCATCCGACGTGAGGATGGCGTCTACATCGAGAAGTACGCTGTCAGGGATCGCTACTACGATCTCGTCGCGGCCATTTCTCGCGCTGTTCCCCCCTCGATCGACGACGGCTACGTCATTCCGCACTTCGCCGGGATGCCCTTTGCGTACACGAAAATCGACGGCGTCTACGTCTGGACCCACGGCGGCTATCAGATCGCCCGCGGCCACGACGACTACCCGATCTTCATCAAAGTCGCCGACCAGGACGTCGAACGGTGGACGGCGTTCTTCGACGAGTTCGGGATTCCGAGCCGGATCGAAGAGCGGCCGGACGCGACCGACTACGATGCGACTGTCTCGTACGTGTTGTTCCCGACGAGTGGGGAGATCACTCGCGAGTGGGTCGACGGCAATCCGGTCATTCCGTTGGATGAGACAATCGAGCACATGTTGGAGTACCGGGTGAACTACGAACCGGCGTTGGAGATGATCGCCGACGAGTACGACCGCGATATCGACGCGTCCCACGAGGATCCGCGTTTGAACGTATGA